The Mus caroli unplaced genomic scaffold, CAROLI_EIJ_v1.1 scaffold_10219_U1_1, whole genome shotgun sequence genome includes a window with the following:
- the LOC110288828 gene encoding putative sperm motility kinase W: MARHMEENILEKDFRMLTSLGCGSFGEVKLACHLPTRIRVAVKVLEKNINSVADITSEVELLQSLEHRNIVRFFHMIDTLPTTYVIMEYVAGEDLEKCLRALGCLKEEEARPIFQQVVSAVHFLHQRHIAHRDIKLENILVDAAGNAKLCDFGMAIKTTEGQMLEDTCGSVFYWAPEILARKPYDGLAVDMWSLGIVLYVLVTGHFPYVEATIEDMHKIITTTMCPIPYHLSYPCHIIIARLLMVPIWYRMTIHQLVERPWLGHIQDHGLVATKDILPRIVNTMCTIGYTCEEIVSSLTHRRLKDEVMATFNILKYQLSYGDSHQQVEKPWANSSPSCALIPIPHLKRRASEPTFSTCIEARKSHFQDESVERRSKSCRNSPILTKNSCTERMPYSDDPVPESDALTADVTNSATGDIVVNRDSKDSMLGEPVSPVSAHAGPTASRSRSPTVWRRISRALKALCCCCCCCCLPSPR; the protein is encoded by the coding sequence ATGGCCAGACACATGGAAGAGAACATCCTGGAAAAGGATTTCAGGATGTTGACATCTCTGGGTTGTGGTTCATTTGGGGAGGTAAAGCTTGCCTGCCACCTTCCCACACGTATACGGGTGGCTGTCAAGGTCCTTGAGAAAAACATCAACAGTGTGGCTGACATCACTTCGGAGGTGGAACTACTTCAATCTTTAGAGCACAGGAACATTGTTCGATTTTTTCACATGATTGACACACTGCCAACAACTTATGTGATCATGGAGTATGTGGCAGGAGAGGACCTTGAGAAGTGCCTCAGGGCACTGGGCTGTCTGAAAGAGGAGGAGGCTAGACCTATTTTCCAGCAGGTCGTGTCAGCAGTTCACTTCCTCCACCAAAGACACATTGCACATCGAGATATTAAATTGGAAAACATTCTGGTCGATGCAGCAGGAAATGCAAAGCTTTGTGACTTTGGCATGGCAATTAAAACCACAGAAGGGCAGATGTTGGAGGATACCTGTGGCTCTGTATTCTATTGGGCCCCAGAGATCTTGGCAAGGAAACCCTATGATGGGCTGGCAGTTGACATGTGGAGCTTGGGCATCGTCCTCTATGTTCTGGTCACAGGGCACTTTCCATATGTAGAAGCCACCATTGAGGATATGCACAAGATCATCACTACTACAATGTGTCCCATTCCTTATCACTTGTCATATCCGTGTCACATCATCATTGCACGGTTACTCATGGTCCCTATCTGGTACAGGATGACAATACATCAGCTTGTGGAACGACCGTGGCTGGGCCACATTCAAGACCATGGGCTGGTTGCCACAAAAGATATCCTTCCCAGGATCGTGAACACAATGTGCACCATTGGCTATACCTGTGAAGAGATTGTGTCATCCTTAACACATAGGCGACTCAAAGATGAAGTAATGgcaacatttaatattttaaaataccaactgagctatggGGACAGCCATCAGCAGGTCGAGAAGCCCTGGGCAAATAGCAGCCCTTCATGTGCCCTTATCCCCATTCCCCACTTGAAGAGGAGAGCCAGTGAACCTACCTTTTCAACCTGTATAGAAGCTAGGAAGAGTCACTTTCAGGATGAGAGTGTTGAAAGAAGAAGCAAGAGTTGCAGAAATTCCCCCATACTCACCAAAAATTCCTGCACAGAGAGGATGCCCTATTCAGATGACCCAGTGCCAGAAAGTGATGCTCTGACAGCTGATGTCACTAACAGTGCTACCGGGGATATTGTAGTCAACAGAGATTCCAAGGACAGCATGCTTGGTGAGCCAGTCTCTCCAGTATCAGCCCACGCTGGCCCCACAGCTTCTAGATCTAGGTCACCCACAGTATGGAGGCGAATTTCCCGTGCTCTGAAAgcactgtgctgctgctgctgctgctgctgtctgcccTCCCCACGGTGA